aaaataatatttttgaggaAATATAATACATCTTATtagattttttggaaattttcccGCTAATAATTGtagtaaaattgtaattatttaaaagtgtgactagcagacatcagacaaatttaaaattattaagaaatagagaaaatagttgacagaataaaattttaaataagtgcacattttaaaaattttcaaattaataagtgcattttttttaaattttcatttattaattatttactctgttaatataaaatttgtctgatgtctgctacattcaccctcattttctttcttttcaatgcgaaaaattttgaGGTTAATCGAATTTACTAAAACAATGATTCTAttctattgaaaaatgaatttttaaatttatgacactagtttttttaataaagacaAACTAGAATTCAGATTTAGATACAGAAttacagaatttaaaaaaaaaaataaaacttatatatGACCGatactattttaataaaaaaaaatctgattgaaattcgatttagcttaaatatatatcaaaaatttgcgATTTAGCTCAATAGGATTAAATCAGAAGTTTCTGATCAAATCCCATCAACTTTGAATCAGATTTCCTAacctataaaatatatttatacgaaaAAGTGATTTTTCAAACTGTATAAGAAGAAAAGTATGGAAATTgaacaatttttcatttaaaaattttaaaatatcgttTTGATCTTAAATTCCTCacgtttatttaaacaaaaaaaaaaaaagattcttaTGCTAAACAATGAGTTTTGCAAACTTCAATAATTGTTGGAACAATTGTTTAAACAAAGCGAGTAGCTAATGTAATTTgttatataactttttatcataTCATAAAGCCCAATTgcaaactaataattataagagtatgaaaattagaaaaagaaaataaaggagtattaaatataaaatatatgaaaagtatgtaaataaaaatgaaccgAGTACCGGTAGACAAGTTAGCTTTACCTGATGTAATTTTAAACTGCTACCacgaataaaaattgtttagatAAATAGTGGAggcataaaattaattcaaaattaatatctaatatatataagatctAAATATGCCCatggttttttaattatatgaaacttgtaaaaaaattataaccttAAGTAAACTTTCTGAGTCGATTCACTCGTAATCGATTTTCCATTCGACCGCCACCTTGTTTCtaaaacaatataatttttttgtttcaatacaAAGTAATCTGCGTGCTCGCCACAAAAAGACACTTTtaacgaataaaaattaattaatttattaattaataataataataataagattaataattaagaaaaaaaatggagaGATAAAgtgatcaattaattatatttaaaatatgatcgTCTGTACAAGAAGATTTTAAaggaatataaaatacatatatattcaaatcatttatatatatatgagtatgcaaaaaaaattgactttttttttaaattaagaaattcgtaaaaaaaattctaaaaattaagcttctgtgattttttttacaagatgtcaattttaaaatttccatcttgacatcaaaaaattacccattgcgcaaaaaaaaattaagagctcaaaattttcaaattttcttttttaccgAATTTCTTAATGATTCTAGTTAGtcgacatctaataattttttgaatgtttttaaaacgatgaattaaaaaaaaaattatatttaaaaaaatgcacttatagtttataaaattttctatacgtgcatttttaaaaaattttttttttgaaattgattcgttgaaaaacaaagtttcaaaattattaattgtccgttaacttcaggataatttcttaatttaaataaaaaaattcaatttttttcgacactcatatacataaatatataaatatatatatttttcgtttatCACTgtgatgattataattattataaaaaactaatataaTAGATAAGGCAGTGTGTTGTTTTTTCTTGCCACCTgtatagtaattataaaaataaattaaaattaaacttgagtaaaaaaaaaaaaagaaaaaaaaataaataaataacgaaatattgatataaaataaataaatcgtaaGGGTGTTCGGGGCTtattgagtaataaaataaattgtaaagtGGGCTTGTGCTTGCctacaattattttcatttaattataacaattattaattatgtaactaaataatatgtattatattaaatataaattaataataataatattaatgataattataattataataattaataaattgtatgcGTAACAAGTGGAGGATGCAGTTGATGTAAAGCTAAAATCTTGTAATACGCAGATGcactaacaaaaaataaaattttacaataaaaaaaaatttaaataaccgtctgtatgtatgtaaaactgattatcatttaaatctatattgttttttatatttatttatatataaatataaaagtataaaaataaatataatttacgatgaaatgaaatattttatctgtcatcgtatttgaatatatatgacgttataaatttaaataataataataataatactaataataataatattaataataataataataataataaatactgtcattattattttctgcatACAAATGAAAGGAATGTAAGgataaacaatgaaaaattacttgataaataatgttgatGCCGACATTGACGAGCGGACACGTCttggaatataaaaaaaagaaaaaagaaaagaatattgaatgaattaaatttgtaataaaaatggaTTGATGGAGGAAGCAAACAACGATCCAGTTTTTACTGACTGCCTATCGGCACTTTACGTTAGCGACTTTTTtacacaattaataataaaaataaataaataaataataaataacgcaAAGGGCAATTGTTCGGTAGCTTTTTGTATTTTGTCCGATCTCATATCTGCCTTTACTCCAGACGCTAGCCGTTCGACtagaattatattattattaattattattattaacaaaccACGGTACCACTGTCAAACGTGTCAATCTGCGCTGATTGTCACAATATGATCTAGCATCATGTGTAatgttcattattatattttgaatacgaaatatatatattgaaaattataagactactttattcaatatttctcctattttttttacttactctcGGTTTTGAATCGtctgatatttattatatactaattactaattattagtACACTTTTCTATTGAACACTTCGGGTTTTTTCGGTTTTACCCCCCACTCTGAGTTCTTTTACTCCTGCTAGGTACTAAATGTTCTCCCACTTTTtattgcgcatgcgcagtacGAAAAATTTCAGTAGTGGGGCCGACTCCCGGTCCACTCTCTCTCGAGCTGAAGTTCACGCGAGTCGAAGGCAACCGCTGCCGATTCTTTTACTTTCTCATTAGTacgcaataatttttattaccaaatttacataaataatatttgaattttcttccAATTACCCCAATTTtgaataatcattaaattttaaatattacatacTAAAAGGaatgaaaacaaatattatttggtataattactttattgaaGACATTCAGATTCACATTATCCATTAAATTGTCAAACATACAAGGATATCAACGTATTTACATATCATACATTTAtgactataatttaattaatttatttatttatttattacaattaataaaccaGTGATTATTACTATGTATCATAATTAAACATTACCATTTGTAACTAAAAACTACCGAGTACACTGGCCTAATAATTAAGCTGtggttttatttaacaaaacctcagctaaacaaaaaaaatctaacatACTCATTATTCATACATTTACGTACCGAAATACAAGTATtacattcattatttttttaattacgtaacttaaatttacttgcaaaaaaaattatacaaaacaTTCTTCAGTACACTAGCTCACATTAAGAGATATCAAAACAaagcaaaatttaattttttgaatttatctctaaaaaagcactcaattattttaaatattttactaaaaaatcgacttttttaaatttttaaatgaaaccAGTTttggcaatttttattttcaaattcataattttattttttctctcaataaatctcacaaattttttttttaaataaaattaatttttcaaatttttatcacaaataatataattaaaaatactcattaatttttcttatcaactctatatattttatagtaaacaTGTGATTAATGTACCAATTATCAGAcggtataaatttaaatactgttgtatattttagtatattatatatctagTACCCTTGTGCACTAAATATATGTTtctgtaaaaaacaaaaaacatttcCGACATAACCTCCAGCTTTTCACAGAAAACTCGGAGGTTAAAGCTGACTCCGTTGGTAAAACGTCAAAATTTACCAGTCGGTAAGTCAGTAcgtgcgaaaaaaaatttttacatgcgCATGACGTCACTAAATCAGCAAAGTGGAGTTCTGCGTTACCATCAGCGTGCAATAAAAGATTTATCGTCACATTTGCAGTGCGGTAAAGACAACTTTCTAAGCACGTGTTGCAAAAAATAAGACAAGCCgaaatttaacatattttccagtctttaagataaaattacaccaagcaaaaataattaaaaataaaaataaccaaattTACGTaatgtttagtaaattttttcaatactaaatatatatatttgtttgtacTACTAAGTAAGTTTGTAATTTAACAAAAGTAAGTacctaattattttatttggcaGTACTTCGCCTCTTTAAATGGtaactacatatattttatatatatttatatatttatttacgttaTAATCTTGACTATTGTCCCCGGTTAACAATTAACTATTTcttttatatgtaaatatatatatatactgtaaatattttaatatttgtgtAAATAATCATCTGTTGTTTTTAGTCATTGGCACACTGCTGtaggagtttttttttagtttaattaatcaattaattaaacatcaaACGAAAAATTAGCTACGTAATTACGGCAagactttaatttattgacactgctaacttttttttaaaaataaaatctcattgattttatatttcttacgGACATTTTGTgcgatttaattattaattattaattatttattactgttaAAATTGACAttcgaatatttaatttcctagAAGGccggtattattttttttatggagaatactgattaaaaaaaaatttctgatgtatattcttaattaattttataaaagactGATTTTAagtctaattaattttaattctatgattactttctaataaatttattggacgcacttttttttaaaaaaattaattgtaattataggCCATTGCCGTTTgatttaattctattttactgatattttaatttgtcaaaataaatgtttcttttttttttgtaaaaaaaaagtcatccaatatatttataatattttaaaaaataagttttcaatttttataattaaacgaaGACATTACTCATGTTtggtcataaaaaatttcttaaattatttttaaatcaataaattaaaactaaaattaaattattaagtgaaaaaataatttttaaatttatcattttaaaaaatttaactaaaaatcattaaaaaaaaaacgctcaatatattttttttactgtctaTAAATAGACTACACCCtagactattttttaattcgatcaataatcaataaataattaaattaatgttccTTCTCCTgcataattacatttttcctaaaactataactataaattattaaaaaaaataataaaagaaaatttttatgaccaaCCTTAAAACCACTGATATTTCTTACACACAAATTCTACTTAAAAATCACTAGATCCTCCATATAAACCttaagattaaataaaaaaaagctcttatcaataaataaataaaaattactcctCAGAAATAGTTATCATCCGTTATCTGGTAATTATTTCCGACGCATTTATCTCACTGTTACCAATAGTCTCCAAACTCTGGCCCTGGTTCTCAGCCATCGTCGTCAGCGCCATCGCCGGAGTGATCCTGACAGGTCTTATGGACTTTAATTTCGTAGTTCCCCCGTATTTGAAGTTAACGTCACTGCAAGTGTCCAGTGGGTGAACAGTGCCCACCAAACTGCCCACGCAGTCGGTGTCCTCGAGTCTGGTGGTCGGAATTTTTCTTATCGAGCCCAGCTCGTACGCCGACTTTGCGGGTTTTAACTTCATCCTGGCGTTGAGTGGCAGCGAGCTTGACTTTTCTAGTCCCCCAATCGAGTCGATCTTCTTATTCCCCTCGCTCTGTATCACGCTGCTGTCATTTGTACCGCCGACGACTGTGTCCGTCACTTGGATGTCAATATTTACCGTCTTTGGatcattttcatcattattgttattcaaattattcatattgttgttgttgttattattatttatattaatactattattaatgttCGTTAATCCATCATTGTTACGCATCGCCGCTATTTGTGCCCGTTGCTGACGGATATGATTGTGCGAGTTGGCAAAAAACGATgacattttttctaattttgtaCCTAAATTAGGCTGACTAAGTGCTGATTTTAATGGATACGGAGGTTCCATTGTGTtcttcaacaaatttttactcaGCAATTCGTTACCGCGTCCACCGCCAGTCGAATTACTCTTCATGGGTTCATACCGATTGTTGTTGTCctcaattattttaagagGAAACAACCGGGCACTGGAACCAGACATCGACCCGCTGTTGTTACGTCTCTGGGCAAGACTCAGTTGTCCTAGAATACGTCTTACGTCTCCAGGAACTTCAATATCAGTACGGGTTTCAATCAACTGCTGGATAAAAGACCCCAGAGTCATCACAGTCACCTCCAAGCTCCGGTTCTGGGACTCAAGTTTGTGAAGCGATGACTGATTGATAGATCTTTGGAGACTGTTGTTTTCCATGCgctgtaaattatttaccgCGACTTCTAATTGGGACGTGAGGTGACTGTTCTGCTGGACCAGCTGCTTGTTCAAGAGCTCCAGCTTCTCAATGTTCTCAATTTGCGGCTTCACTGACAGCATTTCTTCTTGTAGGACCTGGTATTCGACTCGGTACTCGTTTAACTGACGAGAAATTTCAGTGTCGGGTAAAAAGACGTGTTTCATAACGCGGTCGAGCATCGTTTTGTCTACCGCTGGTACTTTTAACTTCAAGTACTCCATTATTTCTTCAAAACTGTCGCAGAGTAGCAGCTGGTCCTGGTTCTCCTCGAGCAGAGCAAGAGCCACACGGAAAATAACTTCAGAGCTTTCGAGGAAAAGCAAATCAAAGACCCGGGTGACGAATCCCAGAGGGAATTGACTTGCGAAGAGAGTTAGCAGCCATGGAGCCGCGTAGAGAGTCGGAGATACTTCGTGCTTGTCAAAGTGACTGTACACTGAGGGCAGACGGTCATGGAGGAGACGCGAGAGCTGGTAGAGATGCAGTTGCAGAGCAGCCATGTCCGGTAAATAAAGTTTCCGGAGCCCGCGGCGAAACATCAGGTGACGCAGCAGAAAGAACGCCTGGTCCTCGGACATGTGGAGTAGAAGGACTCCGGCGACGAAGCTCAGACCCTGACAGTAACCTACTTCGTGGTCTAGTAGAGAGTAAGCCTTCAGTAAATTAAACAGCGCAAGTTGTCCTGGACCTAGAGCTGAACTGAAGTACGGGTGGTTTGGAAACGTTCGTCCCAAGTCAATCAGAATCGCGTGCTGCTGTGAGGTCAGTTGCTTTAGTAATAAATCATAGGGCGTATTGTAATTAGGAAACTCCTGGGTGTCAATTGGCGGCTGATTGAGACAGAATTGTTCCGCCAAAAATTGCCAGACTTCTCCACGCTTACCTCGCGGGACTCCTTGTTTAATTGCTTGGAGGAGCATTTTACTGTCGCACTTGGTCGATATTCGGGACTGCTTACTCACCAACAGATCCCAGACGTCAATCAACTCCCTGGCACAGCTGCTTAGCTCATCGTACTCCAGCTTCACGCGTTTAACAGTCGCTTCTTCTTGGCGGACACGTAATCGCGTGTTTTCTTTCTCCATTCTTATGAGAATCACCTGTTGATTTATTGCTTTCTTCCAGAGCTCGCGCAATTCTTCTCGTGTTCGTTTTACTGCTGGCGCTGATTGAGTTGCTTTTATACCCGAGTGGGTGTTGTCGCCGTCTCTGACGTCTTGGTCTTTGCCAGGTGTCACCACGCGGTTTAAAATCGCTTGGCGCCAGGAACTATTCGATTGAACGCGGCCGCTGTTGTCTTCAGATTCAGTTGGTGACATTTTCGGTGAATTTCCCACTTTTAGAAAtctatttttacataaaataaatagtaaataaatatttatattttaaattacaatttaaaagtaagaaaaatacTCACATGTCCATCATTGGACTCTTGGGTCCAGTATTGACAACTAATTGTTGCTCCGGTGAAACTCTCAACGAACGAGGTCGACTAGAATCTGGACTGACATCAGAAATCGAGTTACTGCTCAACCCGACGGGACTTTGACGTTCGCTTCTGGACAATGGAGTCGTCTCGCGAATGTGATGACCCGCGAGATTGAAATCGTCACGGGAGCCCTTGCGCTTCATCAAGTGATCGAAGCTGTTTGTCAAAGAGCGCTTGGCCTTCATGAAAATGGTGCTGCCGACACCGACACTCAAGTACTGGTTCAAAAATTCACTTCGATTTTCGGCGGTGTCGTGGACGTGTCGAGTCTGCTTGGACTCGCAGTGGGCGCGAAGCAGCAGCATGAGGAATTGATTTTGCTCACGTAGACTGAACTCGCGGCCAGAACCACCCGCTGTCTCGGCACCCTTGTACTTAGTGACGACTATTTCTTGCTCATCTTCGGGCAACATCTCGAGACGTGAGAATATTATTGACTGGACGCGGCGGTCGTTCTGACCTTCTATCTCCTGGCAGAGTTTGTTGTACCAGACCATGGGACAGTGCTCGCATGAGAATACTTGGTGACGCTCTTTTTTTGTACTATTGCCGTGACATGTTGCTATAAACGCTTGTGTTATGgctgtaattaaattacatttatttattaattaattaattaagattaagTCAACTGATAGCTCAtgataaactaattaaaaaattgtggaaaataaatttatgataaatattaaaagcttataggtaatttttttttaacctcgaGTTCAAGTTcaagaaaaatgaatttttgtgaaatttttatgtacaaaattaaattcaaatttttttgaatttaaaattaaattaataatttagcaATAAAtcccaagtaaaaaaaaatgtctcgaataaaaaaaaaaaatgataatttattctcAGCTTACCACCAACTAAATCATCAGCAACAGAAGCCGACTGGCACTTGAATATATACCCAACAAATCCATCAGTGTTAACTTCACGGCAAATAAAACCAAAGTGTTCTGGATTCTTCAAGCCTTGAACGCAGCTCGCGATGTCTTTAAGCTGTTTGTGAAACAAAACTTGCTTTCTATCAGGACTAATAAGTCGCAAATCATACCGTCCGACCtgcaaaaaacaaataaaaaacaacTAATTAAACACatactttcatttaaattaccataaaaataaaacaactaagtgagaaaaatatttgtcatacCTGAAACAGCATAGTGCGATTGTGATCCTCGTTTCCTTTGGACGACTCTCTCCTCGGTCCCAGCACGCTTCCAGTAGAAGCCGCTCTACTTCTCATCATTTCTGGCGGTGGCATTGTCGAGCGGCCTTTTTTCGCCGGACTCTGTTCGCTTTCCTGTCCCTCGTCCTTGCTAGCAGGCACCGGGAGAGACTCCACCGAGCCTCCTAGTGGCACCGCCATTCCCAGAGGCGTCGATGGCGAAATTATGCTTCCATTTCCCAATACATTGTCCGTACTCCCGAGCTCGCTCGTCACCGAGTCCTATaaacccaaaaattaaaatttctcgtCACCGGAAATCAATAACTCGAAAAACTTACGCCGCTGTTACGTCGGTTTTCATTTGAATCGCTGCTGGTCGGTGGATTTTTCAACTGCTGACACTCAGCAAGCAAATTACTGACCGTAGACTTGGACTTTTCAAGACCATGGGCTCTGAACTTGACCATAGCATCGTCGATAAATGTCTCTGGTACTTTCTGatgtgataatttaattttacccaCGTAAAGTACTTCGAAGAAGTGCGAAGAACTTGGCGATATGTCCGCGCCAATGCTCAGTGCAGCTGCACTGCTATTTGATCTCTGGAGATCACGGTCCCTGTCGGGCCGCGTCACTGACGACTGTTCTTTCATTGCGCTAAATAATTCTTGTACctagaatttgaataaataattgattaataaataaataaataaatatataaatatactaatggtaaaaataaatttctgatgattttatgataaacaaaataatttcgcAACTTTGGATTTTGTACATAAAGCAGATTCAAGGCTagactaaaataaattgttcaaaTGGATTTTAAATAAGCGAAGGAGAGacgtattttaaaaacttaaaggcgttttatttttttgacaacaaaaaaaaatgggttTAGTTTTTATTGGGTGTCCTATTAATCGAGTGGTACTAGACCTTTAATTAACACACGAGTACGCTGTTGTAAAGCTGGTCAAGtgatcaatattttattatatagagATTGCAAAAA
This genomic window from Microplitis demolitor isolate Queensland-Clemson2020A chromosome 6, iyMicDemo2.1a, whole genome shotgun sequence contains:
- the LOC103575721 gene encoding TBC1 domain family member 1 isoform X2 yields the protein MISAPIVSSSPYVTRTSISDASKLAISKRGSVQELFSAMKEQSSVTRPDRDRDLQRSNSSAAALSIGADISPSSSHFFEVLYVGKIKLSHQKVPETFIDDAMVKFRAHGLEKSKSTVSNLLAECQQLKNPPTSSDSNENRRNSGDSVTSELGSTDNVLGNGSIISPSTPLGMAVPLGGSVESLPVPASKDEGQESEQSPAKKGRSTMPPPEMMRSRAASTGSVLGPRRESSKGNEDHNRTMLFQVGRYDLRLISPDRKQVLFHKQLKDIASCVQGLKNPEHFGFICREVNTDGFVGYIFKCQSASVADDLVGAITQAFIATCHGNSTKKERHQVFSCEHCPMVWYNKLCQEIEGQNDRRVQSIIFSRLEMLPEDEQEIVVTKYKGAETAGGSGREFSLREQNQFLMLLLRAHCESKQTRHVHDTAENRSEFLNQYLSVGVGSTIFMKAKRSLTNSFDHLMKRKGSRDDFNLAGHHIRETTPLSRSERQSPVGLSSNSISDVSPDSSRPRSLRVSPEQQLVVNTGPKSPMMDIFLKVGNSPKMSPTESEDNSGRVQSNSSWRQAILNRVVTPGKDQDVRDGDNTHSGIKATQSAPAVKRTREELRELWKKAINQQVILIRMEKENTRLRVRQEEATVKRVKLEYDELSSCARELIDVWDLLVSKQSRISTKCDSKMLLQAIKQGVPRGKRGEVWQFLAEQFCLNQPPIDTQEFPNYNTPYDLLLKQLTSQQHAILIDLGRTFPNHPYFSSALGPGQLALFNLLKAYSLLDHEVGYCQGLSFVAGVLLLHMSEDQAFFLLRHLMFRRGLRKLYLPDMAALQLHLYQLSRLLHDRLPSVYSHFDKHEVSPTLYAAPWLLTLFASQFPLGFVTRVFDLLFLESSEVIFRVALALLEENQDQLLLCDSFEEIMEYLKLKVPAVDKTMLDRVMKHVFLPDTEISRQLNEYRVEYQVLQEEMLSVKPQIENIEKLELLNKQLVQQNSHLTSQLEVAVNNLQRMENNSLQRSINQSSLHKLESQNRSLEVTVMTLGSFIQQLIETRTDIEVPGDVRRILGQLSLAQRRNNSGSMSGSSARLFPLKIIEDNNNRYEPMKSNSTGGGRGNELLSKNLLKNTMEPPYPLKSALSQPNLGTKLEKMSSFFANSHNHIRQQRAQIAAMRNNDGLTNINNSININNNNNNNNMNNLNNNNDENDPKTVNIDIQVTDTVVGGTNDSSVIQSEGNKKIDSIGGLEKSSSLPLNARMKLKPAKSAYELGSIRKIPTTRLEDTDCVGSLVGTVHPLDTCSDVNFKYGGTTKLKSIRPVRITPAMALTTMAENQGQSLETIGNSEINASEIITR
- the LOC103575721 gene encoding TBC1 domain family member 1 isoform X1, which produces MKHVPAIYLGSTAIDRRFSSPMLPWITKEIKRRSNHERVNLLVASGYISAYTNDKEQPLFRHSLTGTSKPQPLSANSQDSKGGNFLYLIKGDDGLYYYHLFKVENAETVQELFSAMKEQSSVTRPDRDRDLQRSNSSAAALSIGADISPSSSHFFEVLYVGKIKLSHQKVPETFIDDAMVKFRAHGLEKSKSTVSNLLAECQQLKNPPTSSDSNENRRNSGDSVTSELGSTDNVLGNGSIISPSTPLGMAVPLGGSVESLPVPASKDEGQESEQSPAKKGRSTMPPPEMMRSRAASTGSVLGPRRESSKGNEDHNRTMLFQVGRYDLRLISPDRKQVLFHKQLKDIASCVQGLKNPEHFGFICREVNTDGFVGYIFKCQSASVADDLVGAITQAFIATCHGNSTKKERHQVFSCEHCPMVWYNKLCQEIEGQNDRRVQSIIFSRLEMLPEDEQEIVVTKYKGAETAGGSGREFSLREQNQFLMLLLRAHCESKQTRHVHDTAENRSEFLNQYLSVGVGSTIFMKAKRSLTNSFDHLMKRKGSRDDFNLAGHHIRETTPLSRSERQSPVGLSSNSISDVSPDSSRPRSLRVSPEQQLVVNTGPKSPMMDIFLKVGNSPKMSPTESEDNSGRVQSNSSWRQAILNRVVTPGKDQDVRDGDNTHSGIKATQSAPAVKRTREELRELWKKAINQQVILIRMEKENTRLRVRQEEATVKRVKLEYDELSSCARELIDVWDLLVSKQSRISTKCDSKMLLQAIKQGVPRGKRGEVWQFLAEQFCLNQPPIDTQEFPNYNTPYDLLLKQLTSQQHAILIDLGRTFPNHPYFSSALGPGQLALFNLLKAYSLLDHEVGYCQGLSFVAGVLLLHMSEDQAFFLLRHLMFRRGLRKLYLPDMAALQLHLYQLSRLLHDRLPSVYSHFDKHEVSPTLYAAPWLLTLFASQFPLGFVTRVFDLLFLESSEVIFRVALALLEENQDQLLLCDSFEEIMEYLKLKVPAVDKTMLDRVMKHVFLPDTEISRQLNEYRVEYQVLQEEMLSVKPQIENIEKLELLNKQLVQQNSHLTSQLEVAVNNLQRMENNSLQRSINQSSLHKLESQNRSLEVTVMTLGSFIQQLIETRTDIEVPGDVRRILGQLSLAQRRNNSGSMSGSSARLFPLKIIEDNNNRYEPMKSNSTGGGRGNELLSKNLLKNTMEPPYPLKSALSQPNLGTKLEKMSSFFANSHNHIRQQRAQIAAMRNNDGLTNINNSININNNNNNNNMNNLNNNNDENDPKTVNIDIQVTDTVVGGTNDSSVIQSEGNKKIDSIGGLEKSSSLPLNARMKLKPAKSAYELGSIRKIPTTRLEDTDCVGSLVGTVHPLDTCSDVNFKYGGTTKLKSIRPVRITPAMALTTMAENQGQSLETIGNSEINASEIITR